The nucleotide sequence ATGCCGTCGGCCACGGCGGCCACCGGCGGCAGCGCCGCCCACAGCGCGGCAAGGCAGTCGGCAAAAAACCGGGGGTCGCGCCCCTCGCGGGCGTGCGCCACCGCCTTGTGCAGGCCGCGCACGCAGCCAAAGCAGTTTTTTACCGAGAGCGTCGCCAACATCTGGGCGTGCGCCTTGACCCTGGGCACGGACACAATAACGTCGCTCTCCATGGCTAGGCGGGCCACATGAAAACGCGCGCCGCCCGCCTGCAGGCCCGCCTTGAGCGCAGCCTCCCCCTCAAGGGGCAGGGGCACGGGCAGGGCGGGGCCGACCTCTTCCACCGCAAGGCCCAGAGGGCGCAAGGCGGCCTCAAGCCCCACGGCGCGGGCCACGGAGCAGGCGCGCCCAAAACCCGGCGAATCAGCCACGCGCACCTTTGCGCCGTGGTCGAGCAACCACGCGCAGACAGCGGCCACAACCCCGGGCGAGGTGCAGGCAAGGGGCTTGGCCAGCAGCAGGTTGGGCTTGACCAGCACGCGCGCGCCTGGACGCAGCGGGCAGTATGCCGACAGCCCGGCAGCGTCCAGCACCTGTCCCACGGCCTGCCGCAGGTCTTGCCCCGGCGTCTGGTTCGAGGTCTGGCCAC is from Desulfovibrio desulfuricans and encodes:
- a CDS encoding DUF362 domain-containing protein: MKTGMDMLAPESAGSRGLQSDTLPVALLRRAAYVLPDAARICGQTSNQTPGQDLRQAVGQVLDAAGLSAYCPLRPGARVLVKPNLLLAKPLACTSPGVVAAVCAWLLDHGAKVRVADSPGFGRACSVARAVGLEAALRPLGLAVEEVGPALPVPLPLEGEAALKAGLQAGGARFHVARLAMESDVIVSVPRVKAHAQMLATLSVKNCFGCVRGLHKAVAHAREGRDPRFFADCLAALWAALPPVAAVADGITAMHVTGPSNGKPFALGLLGASASAVALDEALYAVLGLAPQDVPLGAALCRRKAWGSAAAGAQAAFPLQAPTDFSAAGFELPAELSHTSFHPARFVQSCFRRIFAAFKK